In the Paenibacillus sp. FSL H7-0357 genome, one interval contains:
- a CDS encoding Imm51 family immunity protein — translation MDNHWMNQLTLWHEADEYQQIVDSIMEVPAQERDYAVIGHLARALNNLERYEEALEQLLAIAGQGANDPLWHFRAGYSYYYLKQYEEAARAFKKADELDPGDQDTLMLLNWSVRGAEKQKREQKRFAAAQMAKEQSGDSSFFEPADFSDFWENSDYALKEYVSEPPTEEMIASVEQELGYKLPASYIELMKLQNGGIPQNTCFPTGEATSWAEDHIAISSIMGIGREKSYSLCGDLGSRFMIEEWGYPDIGVVICDCPSAGHDVVMLDYRLCGREGEPAVIHVDQEGDYEITFLAGSFEAFIRGLVNDEEYDYDVSEDDGDEGLTQEAIEEGDQLKPFILVEQDNGGMSVILNAGSYKAELFQTREDEGFEGSGYDWASLASVFLEEKMPELADSIHFDPEADMFCAYSSNREAVQSFAAGFKAACEDDALIRDLFSRAELD, via the coding sequence ATGGACAATCATTGGATGAACCAACTAACGCTTTGGCATGAAGCGGATGAATATCAACAAATCGTCGACAGCATTATGGAGGTTCCTGCACAAGAGAGAGATTATGCGGTCATTGGCCATTTGGCGAGAGCGCTGAATAATCTGGAGCGATACGAAGAGGCGCTGGAACAGCTTTTGGCTATTGCCGGGCAGGGAGCGAATGATCCGTTATGGCATTTTCGTGCGGGATATTCCTACTACTATTTGAAACAATATGAGGAAGCTGCCAGAGCTTTTAAAAAGGCCGACGAACTGGATCCCGGAGACCAGGATACGCTAATGCTATTAAATTGGAGTGTGCGCGGTGCTGAGAAGCAGAAAAGGGAGCAGAAGCGTTTTGCGGCTGCGCAAATGGCCAAGGAACAGAGCGGTGATAGCAGCTTCTTTGAGCCAGCGGATTTCTCAGACTTTTGGGAGAACAGCGATTATGCTTTAAAAGAATATGTATCCGAGCCGCCGACGGAGGAGATGATTGCCTCAGTGGAGCAGGAGCTGGGTTACAAGCTGCCGGCCTCCTATATCGAACTGATGAAGCTGCAGAATGGGGGGATCCCGCAAAACACCTGTTTTCCTACCGGGGAAGCGACGTCATGGGCGGAAGACCATATTGCCATTTCAAGTATTATGGGAATCGGGCGTGAGAAAAGCTATTCACTGTGCGGAGATTTGGGCAGCCGCTTTATGATTGAAGAGTGGGGGTATCCGGATATTGGGGTGGTGATTTGCGACTGCCCATCTGCAGGCCATGATGTAGTGATGCTGGATTACCGTTTATGCGGCAGAGAAGGCGAACCTGCGGTTATTCATGTCGATCAGGAAGGCGATTATGAAATTACGTTTCTGGCCGGCAGCTTTGAAGCCTTTATCCGCGGATTGGTGAATGATGAGGAATATGATTATGATGTGTCTGAGGATGACGGGGATGAGGGGCTTACTCAGGAGGCAATTGAAGAAGGAGACCAGTTGAAACCCTTTATTCTGGTAGAGCAGGACAACGGCGGCATGTCAGTCATCTTAAACGCAGGCTCTTATAAAGCAGAGCTATTTCAGACACGGGAAGACGAGGGCTTCGAAGGGAGCGGTTATGACTGGGCTTCCCTGGCATCTGTCTTTCTGGAAGAGAAGATGCCCGAGCTCGCGGACAGCATACATTTTGACCCCGAAGCGGATATGTTCTGCGCGTATTCCAGCAATAGAGAGGCTGTGCAGAGCTTTGCGGCGGGCTTCAAAGCAGCTTGTGAGGACGACGCTCTTATCCGTGACTTATTCTCCCGTGCAGAACTCGATTAG
- a CDS encoding RidA family protein, protein MSEQTVAQRLELLGIVLPNVSEPAAKYANYVKVNNLLFVSGKGPAGNPKGKLGDTFTTAEGYQFARQAGLEVLAVLSSALESLELVRRVVKIQGFVNATPEFEEHHKVLNGCSDLMLEVFGDRGMHARSVFGAVSVRENLPIIIDSIFEIAE, encoded by the coding sequence ATGTCCGAACAAACTGTAGCCCAGAGATTAGAGTTATTGGGGATCGTGTTGCCTAATGTCAGTGAGCCTGCTGCTAAATACGCAAACTATGTCAAAGTGAATAATCTGTTGTTTGTGTCAGGGAAGGGCCCTGCCGGGAACCCCAAGGGTAAACTTGGCGATACCTTTACTACTGCGGAAGGCTATCAATTCGCCAGACAGGCTGGGCTTGAGGTTCTGGCCGTGCTGTCGTCGGCTTTGGAATCTCTGGAGCTTGTGCGAAGAGTGGTCAAGATTCAAGGGTTCGTTAATGCCACACCGGAGTTCGAAGAGCATCATAAGGTTCTGAATGGCTGCTCTGATTTAATGCTTGAGGTCTTCGGTGACCGGGGAATGCATGCGCGATCAGTATTTGGTGCGGTATCCGTGAGAGAGAATCTACCGATTATCATTGATTCCATTTTTGAAATAGCAGAATAA
- the infC gene encoding translation initiation factor IF-3, with product MAVFINEQIKASEVVLTGLKGEKLGTLSRAEALAMARSAGADLVCTSLMSSPPPCSLIAKGKGKAAAQKEAASRKAGAGHAGSQSGSGKVKELRFTAHIEEHDYDTKLRQADKHLRSGKPVQLVVKANGAKEAAAAKAVLERLLGDLKETGLKESGIQTSGKGSQVKVNPR from the coding sequence ATGGCCGTATTCATCAACGAGCAAATCAAAGCATCCGAGGTGGTGCTGACCGGCCTCAAGGGGGAGAAGCTCGGCACGTTATCGCGAGCGGAAGCGCTGGCGATGGCCCGTTCTGCCGGTGCAGACCTCGTCTGCACCTCGCTGATGAGCAGCCCCCCTCCCTGCAGCCTGATCGCTAAGGGCAAGGGAAAAGCGGCCGCGCAGAAGGAAGCCGCGTCCCGCAAAGCGGGCGCTGGACATGCCGGAAGCCAGAGCGGCAGCGGGAAGGTCAAGGAGCTTCGTTTCACCGCTCACATCGAAGAGCATGATTACGATACCAAGCTGCGCCAGGCAGACAAGCATCTGCGCTCCGGCAAGCCGGTGCAGCTGGTCGTGAAGGCGAACGGAGCGAAGGAGGCAGCAGCAGCCAAGGCAGTGCTGGAGCGGCTGCTGGGCGATTTGAAGGAAACCGGATTGAAGGAAAGCGGCATCCAAACCAGCGGCAAAGGCTCACAGGTAAAAGTAAATCCGCGATAA
- a CDS encoding sugar phosphate nucleotidyltransferase: MIALILAAGYATRLYPLTRDTPKPLLPVQGNRTILDLLIDRLEVLEEITEILIVTNDRFFHAFEQWHRQYSGPKPIRILNDGTSSPEGRLGAIGDIQFVIGREQLQEDLLVLAGDNVLGFGLEGYLNYFHKVGTDCILVRTVDDIEELQSVGVAELDAQRRVLSLEEKPQSPKTNIGVFALYIYKRSTLPLFSRYLAEGGNPDAPSYFPEWLHSRQEMRAYYTEGTIDDVGTPEAYAQMRARLGNTQEEQG; encoded by the coding sequence ATGATTGCATTAATCTTGGCTGCGGGGTATGCGACCCGTCTCTATCCGTTAACCAGGGATACGCCGAAGCCGCTGCTTCCGGTTCAAGGAAACCGTACGATTCTGGATCTGCTGATTGACCGTCTGGAGGTACTGGAGGAGATTACGGAGATTCTGATTGTGACGAATGACCGCTTCTTTCATGCTTTTGAGCAGTGGCATCGGCAGTATAGCGGGCCGAAGCCGATTCGTATTCTGAATGACGGAACCTCTTCCCCAGAGGGGCGGTTAGGAGCGATTGGCGATATCCAGTTTGTCATCGGGCGGGAACAGCTGCAGGAGGATTTGCTGGTGCTGGCGGGCGACAACGTGCTCGGCTTTGGCCTTGAGGGGTATCTGAATTATTTTCATAAAGTGGGTACAGACTGCATTCTGGTCCGGACAGTGGACGATATTGAGGAACTGCAGAGTGTTGGCGTGGCGGAGCTGGATGCACAGAGGCGTGTCCTTTCTTTAGAAGAAAAGCCGCAGTCACCCAAGACGAACATTGGCGTATTTGCACTCTATATCTACAAGCGCTCTACATTGCCGTTATTCTCCCGTTATCTTGCCGAAGGGGGCAACCCGGATGCGCCGAGTTATTTTCCCGAGTGGCTGCATTCCCGCCAAGAGATGCGGGCCTACTATACGGAAGGTACGATTGATGATGTGGGCACCCCGGAAGCTTATGCCCAGATGCGGGCTAGATTGGGGAACACCCAAGAGGAGCAAGGTTAA
- a CDS encoding helix-turn-helix domain-containing protein produces the protein MRAIRKAKGLTQQQLAELSNLDDAYIGAVERGERNFSIDTLEKIVTALKIQPTELFQNHDDLSEIEAAQRRAIDEYAATVSELSVRQIDTMKRIVREVKGAFEA, from the coding sequence ATTCGGGCTATAAGAAAAGCAAAGGGATTAACACAACAACAGTTAGCGGAACTATCCAACCTGGATGATGCATACATAGGGGCAGTAGAGCGTGGCGAACGGAATTTTTCAATTGATACATTGGAGAAGATAGTTACAGCACTAAAAATTCAACCTACAGAGTTATTTCAAAATCATGATGATTTGAGTGAGATAGAGGCCGCACAGCGTAGAGCAATTGATGAATATGCGGCTACTGTTAGTGAGTTGAGTGTTAGGCAGATTGATACGATGAAAAGGATAGTTAGAGAGGTTAAGGGAGCTTTTGAGGCCTAA
- a CDS encoding DUF421 domain-containing protein produces MNYVEILMRTILAVGLLLLIPRILGKQTLSSMTSNDFVTSITLGSLAANLAFNISLKSSYLVLSLVVITAISFLLSFIALKSRSLRSWISGSPTVLIEDGKIMEANMRKIHYTLDSLDQALREKDIFNIEEVEYAVLEDNGQVSVLKKEAYQFVTKQDLGLALQSQVFPVELIMDGVVVEDNLKRNGLTREWLENELRQKQKGKSLADVFYAVRGTRQQVVFDFYEDGIQQPLDQE; encoded by the coding sequence ATGAACTATGTAGAAATTCTAATGCGGACCATTCTCGCAGTGGGACTGCTGCTGCTCATTCCCCGAATCTTAGGCAAGCAGACCCTTTCGAGCATGACATCGAACGATTTCGTGACCAGCATTACGCTGGGCTCCCTGGCGGCCAACCTGGCCTTCAATATTAGCCTGAAATCCTCATATCTTGTCCTGTCTCTGGTTGTGATTACAGCCATCTCGTTCCTGCTCTCCTTCATTGCGCTCAAAAGCCGCAGCCTGCGCAGCTGGATCTCCGGCTCCCCCACCGTACTGATCGAGGACGGCAAAATTATGGAGGCCAACATGCGTAAGATCCACTATACGCTGGATTCGCTGGACCAGGCGCTGAGAGAGAAGGATATTTTTAATATTGAAGAGGTCGAATATGCTGTACTTGAGGATAACGGACAGGTCTCTGTTCTGAAGAAGGAAGCGTATCAGTTCGTCACGAAGCAGGATCTGGGGCTGGCGCTGCAATCGCAGGTTTTTCCCGTGGAGCTGATCATGGATGGCGTGGTGGTGGAGGACAATCTGAAGCGGAACGGGCTGACCCGGGAGTGGCTGGAGAATGAGCTGAGGCAGAAGCAGAAAGGGAAGTCGCTGGCCGATGTGTTCTATGCGGTAAGAGGCACGCGGCAGCAGGTGGTGTTCGATTTCTATGAGGACGGGATACAGCAGCCGCTGGATCAGGAGTAG
- a CDS encoding TetR/AcrR family transcriptional regulator — translation MARLREFNEEKALDAAMQLFWEKGFEATSLSDLTSAMGIQRPSIYSAFGDKKGLFEAALRKYTSAHASDVRTSLQKNVTVREAFRDFFDALVAKEYGNGANWGCFCINSMVELAPHDEKFEILTREHQMYLSVIFQETIERGVRSGELDASINAKSLAQTLVVSLIGLTVMLKSRPERSFVDNFVKEILTLLK, via the coding sequence ATGGCTAGGCTTCGCGAATTTAATGAGGAAAAGGCACTGGATGCAGCTATGCAGCTATTTTGGGAAAAGGGGTTCGAAGCGACCTCATTAAGCGATTTAACATCTGCTATGGGCATTCAGCGGCCAAGCATCTATTCGGCTTTTGGAGATAAAAAAGGACTATTTGAGGCAGCTTTGCGGAAATACACAAGTGCCCACGCTTCTGATGTTCGTACTAGCCTTCAAAAGAATGTAACGGTTAGAGAGGCATTCCGTGATTTTTTTGATGCTCTGGTGGCAAAAGAATATGGAAACGGCGCGAATTGGGGATGTTTCTGTATCAATTCAATGGTGGAGCTTGCACCTCATGATGAGAAGTTTGAAATCCTGACGAGGGAGCACCAGATGTATCTTTCGGTAATATTTCAGGAAACGATTGAACGAGGGGTGCGTTCAGGCGAGCTGGATGCCTCTATTAACGCCAAAAGTTTGGCACAGACACTGGTCGTTTCACTGATAGGACTCACGGTAATGCTGAAATCCCGTCCTGAACGGTCATTCGTCGATAATTTTGTGAAGGAGATCCTTACATTGCTTAAATAA
- a CDS encoding MFS transporter, whose protein sequence is MEPAQAEAPRSAIPRYVPLLFAIACGLAVANIYYAQPLLDAIADEFRIPHSSAGIVITITQACYALGLLLLVPLGDLLNRRSLIAGQMLLSVLALIVVGTASSSIVLFIGMAIVGLLAVVTQTLVAFAATLAAPAERGRVVGLVTSGIVIGILLARTFAGLLTDLAGWRSVYVVSAGLSLLMAGVLFRVLPHDEHERESLSYLQLLRSTLTLFLQERVLRIRAALALMIFTAFSILWTSLVLPLSAPPLSLSHTAIGAFGLAGAAGALAAARAGRLADRGLGQRTTGAALILLLVSWLPISYTEHSLWALIAGILLLDLAVQAVHVTNQSMILSVRPEARSRLTAGYMIFYSIGSATGSIASTTIYEHMGWNGVCLLGAVVSALALLFWALTRRLY, encoded by the coding sequence TTGGAGCCAGCTCAAGCAGAAGCACCCCGCTCTGCAATCCCCCGTTATGTGCCGCTCTTGTTTGCCATCGCCTGTGGACTGGCTGTCGCCAATATTTATTACGCACAGCCTTTGCTTGACGCTATTGCGGATGAGTTCCGCATCCCCCACTCATCCGCTGGAATCGTTATTACAATTACACAAGCATGTTACGCCCTGGGACTGCTGCTGCTGGTGCCGCTCGGTGATCTTCTGAACCGGCGCTCGCTAATCGCCGGACAGATGCTTTTATCCGTCCTGGCTTTAATTGTGGTGGGAACTGCCTCTTCCAGCATCGTATTGTTCATAGGTATGGCCATTGTTGGCCTGCTCGCCGTAGTGACGCAGACGCTCGTTGCGTTCGCGGCAACCCTTGCGGCGCCAGCCGAACGCGGACGTGTCGTCGGTCTCGTAACCAGTGGAATCGTCATCGGGATTCTGCTTGCACGGACGTTTGCCGGCCTATTGACGGATTTAGCCGGCTGGCGCTCTGTTTACGTAGTCTCTGCTGGATTATCGCTGCTTATGGCTGGCGTATTGTTCCGGGTACTGCCTCATGATGAGCACGAAAGAGAGTCATTATCCTATTTGCAGCTGCTGCGCTCTACACTCACCTTGTTCTTGCAGGAACGAGTCCTGCGCATTCGTGCTGCCCTCGCCCTGATGATTTTCACTGCTTTCAGTATCCTATGGACCTCGCTTGTGCTGCCGCTTAGTGCTCCGCCGCTTTCTCTGTCACACACTGCGATTGGAGCGTTTGGCCTTGCTGGAGCCGCCGGGGCGTTAGCGGCAGCGCGGGCAGGGCGTCTTGCGGATCGGGGATTAGGACAGCGGACCACCGGCGCGGCACTGATTCTGCTGCTTGTGTCATGGCTGCCTATCAGTTATACCGAACATTCGCTTTGGGCTTTAATCGCTGGTATCCTCCTGCTTGACCTGGCAGTCCAAGCGGTACATGTCACCAACCAGAGCATGATTCTCTCTGTGCGGCCTGAAGCGCGAAGCCGGCTTACCGCTGGTTACATGATTTTTTATTCCATCGGCAGCGCCACCGGGTCCATTGCATCGACCACGATCTATGAGCACATGGGCTGGAACGGAGTATGCTTGCTGGGCGCAGTTGTCAGTGCATTGGCCCTGCTCTTCTGGGCATTGACACGCCGATTGTACTGA
- a CDS encoding nucleotidyltransferase domain-containing protein, with product MLNVFDVAKTLVHQIEKVYSEDIALVAYYGSYAQGTATKRSDLDFFFIPATPEGYGASIQFIIDDISFDFWPISWERAASMASFEEFKTSIIADCELLYVRSEEDRERFMKLREPISSMQSPENRGNRVGKAEAEFCNVYTHLYNLCRAGASENIAYYRTEAYGVLTRGLQSLALLNGTYYKSGFGKNREQILSLPLQPPRLEPLMETIMRSIVTSEIVEACEELVAGIFAILSAEQEMGYDAPSYPDRMKGCYEEVKGVLDKIITACERNDYDTAFFSAIQAQEEIASFLFLAETGIWPSDLMLHLAYENVYRRLGFPELAGLLNPDDLSPLQTAVERLNADLEGLFRSKGVEINRFADIEEFEAFLKGKYATA from the coding sequence ATGTTGAATGTGTTTGATGTTGCCAAGACGCTTGTACATCAAATTGAAAAAGTCTATTCCGAAGATATCGCGCTGGTTGCTTATTACGGGTCATATGCTCAAGGGACGGCTACTAAACGCTCGGACCTGGACTTCTTTTTCATTCCGGCTACGCCTGAAGGTTACGGGGCAAGCATTCAGTTTATTATTGATGACATCAGTTTCGACTTTTGGCCAATCAGTTGGGAACGTGCGGCAAGCATGGCCTCATTTGAGGAATTCAAAACTTCGATTATCGCTGACTGCGAGCTGCTGTACGTGCGCTCAGAGGAAGACCGGGAAAGATTCATGAAGCTGCGTGAACCTATTTCCAGCATGCAATCCCCGGAAAATAGAGGCAACAGGGTTGGAAAAGCAGAAGCCGAGTTCTGCAATGTATACACACATTTGTATAACCTTTGCCGCGCCGGTGCATCCGAGAATATAGCGTATTACAGAACAGAAGCGTACGGCGTATTAACGAGGGGGCTGCAAAGCCTGGCGTTGCTGAATGGAACATACTATAAAAGCGGCTTCGGCAAAAACCGGGAGCAAATTCTCAGTCTTCCGTTACAACCGCCCCGCCTGGAGCCGCTGATGGAAACCATTATGCGCAGCATCGTAACAAGCGAGATTGTAGAAGCTTGTGAGGAACTGGTAGCGGGTATATTTGCTATTCTGTCAGCGGAGCAGGAAATGGGTTATGACGCACCTTCTTACCCCGACCGCATGAAGGGTTGTTATGAAGAGGTGAAGGGCGTTCTGGACAAAATCATTACCGCTTGTGAAAGGAATGATTATGATACGGCATTCTTTTCCGCCATACAGGCACAGGAGGAGATCGCCAGCTTTTTATTTCTTGCCGAGACGGGAATCTGGCCCAGCGATTTGATGCTTCATTTGGCTTATGAGAACGTATACCGGCGGTTGGGATTCCCGGAGCTGGCTGGATTGCTGAACCCGGATGACCTATCACCGTTACAAACCGCTGTGGAACGGTTAAACGCTGATTTGGAAGGGCTTTTCCGCTCCAAGGGAGTGGAGATCAACCGCTTCGCGGATATTGAAGAATTTGAAGCATTTCTAAAGGGAAAATACGCAACAGCATAA
- a CDS encoding SMI1/KNR4 family protein — protein sequence MSENLLEQLELWHEEDEIQEIVDAIEEIDPEERDYVLNSHLGRALNNLGRYEEALELFEEIAEEGEEDPLWHFRVGFCHYYLKQYDEAIREFEIADKLDPEDEDTLEFLALSRRKAAKKKSTVKKPVQKFDFSNFWDDSEYALDTYVSEPPSDELIASVEEELVFKLPAFYTSMMKLHNGGIPHNTRIPLEQEDLEISGFLGIGRDKSQSLCGAAGSRVRIEEGGYPEIGVVICDTPAAEHEVVMLDYRSSGNDGEPEVVHVDKDNNYKITKLANNFEAFIRGLVSAEN from the coding sequence ATGAGTGAAAATCTGTTGGAACAACTGGAATTGTGGCATGAAGAAGATGAGATTCAGGAGATCGTCGATGCGATTGAGGAGATTGATCCGGAGGAACGGGATTATGTGCTGAATAGCCACTTGGGCAGAGCGCTGAATAATCTCGGACGTTATGAAGAGGCACTGGAGCTTTTTGAGGAAATCGCCGAAGAGGGGGAAGAGGATCCGCTGTGGCATTTCCGCGTAGGCTTCTGCCATTACTATCTGAAGCAATATGATGAAGCCATCAGAGAGTTTGAAATCGCTGACAAGCTGGACCCTGAAGATGAAGATACCCTGGAGTTTCTGGCACTCAGCCGCCGTAAAGCCGCTAAGAAGAAGTCCACTGTCAAGAAGCCTGTACAAAAATTCGACTTCTCGAACTTTTGGGATGACAGCGAGTATGCACTCGATACCTACGTATCAGAGCCGCCTTCGGATGAGCTGATTGCTTCCGTAGAGGAAGAATTGGTCTTCAAACTGCCGGCGTTCTATACTTCCATGATGAAATTACATAACGGGGGGATTCCGCACAACACGCGTATTCCTTTAGAACAAGAGGATCTCGAAATTTCCGGGTTTCTGGGCATTGGACGGGATAAGAGTCAATCGCTGTGCGGAGCTGCGGGCAGCCGGGTTAGGATTGAAGAGGGCGGATACCCTGAGATTGGCGTAGTCATTTGCGACACCCCTGCCGCAGAGCATGAAGTAGTAATGCTGGATTACCGCTCATCCGGCAATGACGGCGAACCGGAGGTTGTTCATGTGGACAAGGACAATAACTACAAGATCACGAAGCTGGCCAATAACTTTGAGGCCTTTATTCGCGGACTGGTGAGTGCGGAGAACTGA
- a CDS encoding helix-turn-helix transcriptional regulator, translating to MNTLYYHLIHTSIEYIEQHLEEELSLERIAQEAGFSKYHFHRIFRKYVGKSVYEHIRTRRLSCAANLLLYSEERILDIALQYGFESQEAFTRAFKEIYALPPAQYRAQMKLLIQEREVYTMSEIKGWKVTGTTPEKYKVTLDTRIRYKTTPSVCLQSTAGETFEFNDFGTVMQQFQAQPYAGKRMRFSGFVSTENVTDWCGLWMRIDDKLQNLLAFDNMQHRSIRGTTEWNHYACVLDVPPEAVCINIGILLTGPGKVWLGDCEFEEVGKDIPVTDGLVDAEVFPPEPQNLKFDQ from the coding sequence GTGAACACACTGTACTACCATTTGATCCATACGAGCATTGAGTATATTGAACAGCATCTCGAAGAGGAGCTCAGCCTGGAACGGATTGCACAAGAAGCGGGTTTCTCCAAGTATCACTTCCACCGGATTTTTCGTAAATATGTCGGCAAAAGTGTGTACGAGCATATCCGCACCCGCAGGCTAAGCTGTGCGGCAAATCTCCTGCTTTATTCGGAGGAACGTATTCTTGACATCGCACTGCAATATGGATTTGAGAGCCAGGAAGCCTTTACCAGAGCTTTTAAGGAAATCTATGCTTTACCGCCTGCCCAATACAGAGCGCAGATGAAACTGCTGATTCAGGAAAGAGAGGTCTACACAATGTCAGAAATTAAAGGCTGGAAAGTTACCGGAACGACTCCGGAGAAGTATAAGGTGACGCTGGATACCCGAATCCGCTATAAGACCACCCCCTCTGTCTGTCTGCAGTCTACGGCCGGAGAAACATTTGAGTTCAATGATTTCGGTACGGTGATGCAGCAATTCCAAGCCCAGCCGTATGCGGGAAAGCGGATGCGGTTTTCCGGCTTTGTCAGTACGGAGAATGTCACCGACTGGTGCGGTTTATGGATGCGGATTGATGATAAGCTGCAGAACCTGTTAGCCTTCGACAACATGCAGCACAGAAGCATTCGGGGGACCACGGAATGGAACCATTACGCTTGTGTGCTGGATGTACCTCCCGAAGCCGTATGTATCAATATCGGAATCCTGCTGACAGGCCCCGGGAAGGTATGGCTGGGAGATTGTGAATTTGAAGAAGTAGGCAAGGATATCCCGGTAACGGATGGCCTGGTGGATGCAGAAGTCTTTCCGCCGGAACCGCAAAATCTGAAATTTGACCAATAG
- a CDS encoding DUF5823 family protein, with product MTNSFLVTAGSYSKNVLVETASHLIAWIVAMLIAKFFAGIIDQGVAPMEDRTYYTAGMLMVIAYDLSVVLSLITQKLNIKREYWFAELTMSQPYLITLSIVTAIFAALFKISQREEFG from the coding sequence TTGACCAATAGTTTTTTAGTCACTGCAGGAAGTTATTCAAAAAATGTTCTTGTAGAGACAGCTTCCCATCTGATCGCCTGGATCGTGGCCATGCTTATCGCAAAGTTTTTTGCAGGTATTATTGACCAAGGGGTTGCTCCGATGGAGGACCGCACCTACTATACTGCCGGCATGCTTATGGTGATCGCGTATGATCTGTCCGTAGTTTTGTCACTGATTACCCAGAAATTGAACATAAAAAGGGAGTATTGGTTTGCGGAGTTGACGATGTCGCAGCCCTATCTGATCACTTTATCCATTGTCACCGCCATTTTTGCTGCACTGTTCAAAATCTCGCAAAGGGAAGAGTTTGGTTAG